The Streptomyces hundungensis genome contains the following window.
AGTCCTGCGGCACCGCACAGCACCAGGAGAGACACCATGGCACAGCCGAGTCCCGCCGCCGCCTTCCGCGCCCTGCACCAGGGGCGCGCATCGGGCGACCCGCTGGTCCTGCCGGGACCCTGGGACGCGGCCAGCGCCCGGGTCTTCGAGGATGCGGGGTTCCCCGCCCTGGCGACGCCGAGCGCGGGGGTCTCGGCGTCGTTGGGGTACGAGGACGGCTCGACCCCGGCGGAGGAGATGTTCGCCGCCGTCGCCCGGATCGTACGGTCCGTCTCGATCCCGGTCTCCGCGGACGTCGAGGGCGGCTACGGCCTCGCTCCCAAGGAGTTGGTGGCCCGCCTCCTGGAGACGGGCGCGGTCGGCTGCAACCTGGAGGACTCCGCCGAGGGCGTCCTCAAGGACCCGGCCCGGCACGCCGACTGGCTGGCCGAGGTGCGGGCGGAGGCGGGCGACGCGCTGTTCATCAACGCCCGGGTCGACACCTATCTGCGCGGCGTGCCCGAGCTCGACGCGGCGATCGCGCGGGCCCGGGCCTATGTGGCGGCGGGCGCGGACGGCGTGTACCCGTTCGGCGCGCCCCCGGAGCACCTGCCGAAGATCGCGGCGGCCGTCCCGGTGCCGGTCAACATGGCGGTCCTGCCGGACGCCCCCGGGCCGCGCCGGCTTGGCGAGTTGGGCGCGGGCCGCATCACCTTCGGGCCCGGCCTCCAGATCCGCGCGACGCAGGCGGTGCGGGACATCGCCCGCCAGGTGCGCGAGCTGTAGCGATGCATACGTGAACGAGGGTGCCCCGGCCGAAGCGGCCGGGGCACGCGCGCGTTCGCGTATCCGCTACTCGTCGTCCGGCTCGTCCTGGGCGCGCAGGCCCGCCACCCACATCGGCATCAGCCAGTGCGCGACCAGGGCGCCGAGCAGCACCGGAAGGACCACGCCCGTCAGGTCCCCGCCCGCCATCGCGTATCCCCCGACACCGAGCACGGTGACGAGCAGCAGCCCCGTGGTGAGGCGGTGGGCGCGGGCCAGCACCTCGCTGCGCTCGGCGCGCTGACGCTCGTCCAGGGCCCGGCGGCGCAGTTCGAGCAGGCCCCGGGTGGCGGCGTTGATGGCGCCGGTGGCCACGCACCACGGCAGCAGCAGGGCGAGCAGAACGAACGGGTGGCGCCCCCAGCTCGCCACGGACGCGGCGGTCAGCAGGACGTGGACCGCGACCACGGTCCGGCGCCGCGCCGCGGTCGCGTACAGCGGCGCCGCCTCCCGCCGGTTCATGATCGCCTGCATCCGGCGGTCGTAGCGCGTCAGTTGGGCGTTGCTCACTGGTTCCTCCCGTAGGCCTCGTCGGTGAGCGGGCGGAACGGTTCGAGGGAGAACAGCGCCTCGACCGGCAGGCCGAAGTACCGCGCGATCTTCAACGCCAGGTCGAGGCTCGGGTTGTACTGCCCGCGCTCGATGTAGCCGATGGTCTGGTAGTGGGCACCCACCGCCTCGGCCAGGCTCTGGCGCGACACCTTCCGTTCGGCACGCACCATCGCCAACCTGTTGTGCACCTGCTCGCTCATGTATAAGAAGTACTACATCGAGGAGCAGGAACACAACGAACGGGGAGTCCCATGTGGGGTCGCAAGGAGATGTCGGTCCTGGTGCTGCGGGACGCGGACGAGATCGCGGGGGCGCTGCGCGAGGCGCTGACGGACGCGGGTGAGGCCGAGCGGCCCGGCTTGGAGGCGGCCCTGGCCATCGTCGAGCGGGCGGCCGAGCGGCCGGAGCGCGAGCTGCGCGGGCGCTGGGTGCGCGAGCAGCGGGCCTCGGTCGGCTACGCGGGCCCCGACGACGAGTCGGTACGGGCCGTCAAGGCGCTGCGCCAGGCGCGGCCGGAGCTCAGCCTGCTCGCCGCCGTCCAGCTGACCCGGGACGCGGCGCGGGAGTAGGCGGGAACGGGCGAAGCCCCGGCAGTGGCTGCCGGGGCTTCGTCACGGGTGCTTCAACGGGCGTACCGCCGGGCCCGGTTGGGGCTGGGCGCCGGGCCCGGTTGCGGCCGGGCGCCGGGCCCGGTTGCGGCCGGGCGCCGGGCCCGGTTGCGGCCGGGCTCAGATGAGGCCGAGCTCGCGGACCGCGTCGCGCTCCTCGGCGAGCTCCTTGACGGAGGCGTCGATGCGCGCGCGGGAGAACTCGTTGATGTCCAGGCCCTGGACGATCGAGTACTGGCCGTCCTTGACGGTGACCGGGAAGGACGAGATGAGGCCCTCGGGGACGCCGTAGGAGCCGTCCGAGGGGATGCCCATCGAGGTCCAGTCGCCCTCGGCGGTGCCGTTGACCCAGGTGTGCACGTGGTCGATGGCGGCGTTGGCGGCCGAGGCGGCCGAGGACGCGCCACGGGCCTCGATGATCGCGGCGCCGCGCTTGGCGACGGTCGGGATGAACTCGTCGGCCAGCCACTGCTGGTCGTTCACGACCTCGGCGGCGTTCTTGCCGGCGATCTCCGCGTGGAAGATGTCGGGGTACTGGGTGGCCGAGTGGTTGCCCCAGATGGTCAGGCGCTTGATGTCGGAGACGGTGGTGCCGGTCTTCTTCGCCAGCTGCGTGAGCGCCCGGTTGTGGTCGAGACGGGTCATCGCGGTGAAGCGCTCGGCCGGTACGTCCGGGGCGGAGGCCTGCGCGATGAGCGCGTTGGTGTTGGCCGGGTTGCCGACGACGAGGACCTTGATGTCGTCCGCGGCGTTGTCGTTGATCGCCTTGCCCTGCGGCTTGAAGATGCCGCCGTTGGCGGCGAGCAGGTCGCCGCGCTCCATGCCCTTGGTGCGCGGGCGGGCGCCGACGAGCAGGGCCACGTTGGCGCCGTCGAAGGCGACGTTGGCGTCGTCGGTGATCTCGATGGAGCGCAGCAGCGGGAACGCGCAGTCGTCGAGCTCCATGGCGGTGCCCTCGGCGGCCTTCAGGGCCGGGGTGATCTCCAGGAGGCGCAGGTTGACCGGCACGTCCGGGCCGAGCAGGTGACCGGAGGCGATGCGGAAGAGCAGCGCGTAGCCGATCTGGCCGGCCGCGCCGGTGACGGTGACATTCACGGGAGTGCGGGTCATGGCGATCTCCGTAAGAAACAGCAGGTGGTGGGGGGTTGCCCCTGGCTTCCGGGCACCCCGTAAACGCCGGCAACCTGACGTGCGACCGTCTGAATCTTGACGTGAAGAGATGTCCAGCGGTCAGGCTATCCGACCCGGGGCGTCCCACACCCCCCAAGCCCTGTGGGACGTCTCACGCTGATCGATCATTGACCGGTAGTGGCGGCTCCCGGTTCACCTCAATGGCCCCTGGGCGGCCGCCGAGGGGGGCGGTTCGGCGGCCCCCTCCCACCTGGTGGGCTGGTCGCGCAGTTCCCCGCGCCCCTAGCGGGATCGGTGCCGGCCCGCATCGGCCACCTCAGCCCGTCCGGCGATTGAGGACGAGCGCCCTTAAGGCGCGAACGGGGTCTGGGGTGGAGCCCCAGGAAACCCCGGTTTCGGCTGCGGACCGTGCGTGGCTGGGCGCGCAGTTCCCCGCGCCCCCAGCGGGGTCGGTGCTGGCCAGCACAGGCATACCCAGCCTGTCCGGCGATTGAGGACGAGCGCCGTTCAGGCGCGAACGGGGTCTGGGGCGAAGCCCCAGGGGGGCGGCTGGGGGTCGTCAGCGGACCGTGAAGTGGACCGCGTCCTCCAGGAACGGGATGTTCAGCCAGGGCCGGGGCTGAGCCATGAGGGCGAGCAGCACGATGACCACGCCGAGCACCCCGTACGTGGTGATGTCGGTGAAGCGGGACCTGACGGCGAGCATGCCGACCGACGGCAGGGTCCAGCGCAGGGCCGCGCCCGCCATCAGGGCGGCGCCGATGATGACGAGCCCGACCCGGAAGGCCTGCCCGAACGGCTCGGTCGCCACCGTCAACAGGCCGAAGCCCACCGCGATCAGCACGGTGAGCAGCGGCCACTGACGGGCGGGTGCGGGCGCGTCACCGGGCGCGGCACGACCGCCGCCCTCGGGGCGCGCGGTGTCCCGTGTGACGGAGGGGAACCGGCGTGAGCCGCCCGCGCGGGCCCGCGCCGACGACGCGTCACCGGCGGGCTCGCCCCCGGCGGCCGACGGCTCCGCCTCCGTGGCCGGCTCATGACTCCTACCAGCACCCATGGCGTCAGGCCTTTCCGGTCAGCCCGCTTGGGCGGCGAGCTCGGCCGCCTCGACGACGTTGACGAGCAACTGGGCGCGGGTCATCGGGCCCACCCCGCCGGGGTTGGGCGACAGCCAGCCGGCCACCTCGGCGACACCGGGGTGCACATCGCCGAGGATCTTGCCGCTCTCGTCGCGGCTGACGCCGACGTCGAGGACGGCCGCTCCCGGCTTCACGTCCTCCGGCTTGATCAGGTGCGGGACACCGGCCGCGGCGATGATGATGTCCGCCTGCCGCAGGTGCGCCGACAGATCACGCGTGCCGGTGTGGCACTGGGTGACCGTCGCGTTCTCGGAGCGCCGGGTGAGCAGCAGCGGCATGGAACGCCCGATGGTGACACCGCGTCCGACCACGACGACCTCGGCCCCGTTGATCTCCACGCCGTGCTTGCGGAGCAACTGGATGATGCCGTACGGGGTGCAGGGCAGCGGGCCGGGCTCGTTGAGGACGAGCCGGCCCAGGCTCATCGGGTGCAGCCCGTCGGCGTCCTTCGCCGGGTCCATCAGCTCCAGGACGCGGTTCTCGTCGATGCCCTTGGGCAGCGGCAGCTGGACGATGTAGCCGGTGCACTCGGGGTTGTCGTTCAACTCCCGCACCACCGCCTCGATCTCCTCCTGCGTGGCGGTGGCGGGCAGCTCGCGCTGGATGGAGGCGATGCCGACCTGGGCACAGTCGCGGTGCTTGCCCGCGACGTACTTCTGGCTGCCGGGGTCCTCCCCGACGAGGACGGTTCCCAGGCCGGGTGTGATGCCCCGTTCCTTCAGGGCCGCCACGCGGACGGCCAGTTCGGACTTGATCGCTGCGGCGGTGGCCTTGCCATCGAGAATCTGGGCGGTCATGTTTCCCATTCTTTCAGGGCGACGCATGATCGCCCAAGTTGCACTTGCACAACACATCCAGCAACCGGCTGGACAAACTTATGTCTCGTTTAGAACGATGATCCGCGCAGTGCCGCGGGCAGTGCCGGGGGGCGATCCGCTCATAACAGCTATTCCTCCGCTCGGGCCGCGTCGTCCCCGCAACACCAACGGAGGAACACCCGTCATGAGCTTCGGCGACCCGAACAACCCCTACGGGCAGCAGCCCCAACAGCCGCCGCAGGGTGGCCCCTACGGTCAGCAGCAGGGCCAGCCCGGTTACGGCTACCCGCAGGGCCAGCAGGCCCCCCAGGGCGTCCCCCCGCAGCAGGGCTACGGCTACCCGCAGCAGCCCGGCCAGGCCCCCGGCCAGCCGCAGTACGGCGCCTACCCGCAGGCTCCGGGCACCCTCCAGGCCAACAACGGCATGATCAACGTGCCGGTGCTCGGCACCGTCGAGGTCGCCTCGATGGGCCGCCGGCTCGGCGCCCGCCTGATCGACGGCGCCGCGATCGGCATCATCCTCGGCATCCTCATGGCGGTCGGCCTGGCCGGCGCCGTCGGCATCGCCAAGGACTGCGACCCCAACTCGGTCGACTACACGTCCTGCATGAACGACGCCAGCGCCGGCTTCATCTCCGTGATGTTCACCTGGATCGCCGTCATCGGCGCGTTCACGCTGCTCTACGAGTGGCTGATGGTCTCCCTCGTCGGCGCGACCCTGGGCAAGATGGCCCTCGGCCTGCGCGTGGTGAAGGAGAACACGGGCCAGAACCCGGGTCTGGGCGCGGGCTTCATCCGCTACATCATCCCGATCGTCGGCGCGTTCCTGTGCTACATCGGCGCCATCCTGGTCTACCTGTCGCCGTTCTTCGACAACTCCGGCAAGCTCCAGGGCTGGCACGACCGTGCCGCCGGCACGCTGGTGATCAAGAAGCCGTAACCGTCACCGTACGGTCGCCGGGCCGCGCTCCCCTGGGGGCGCGGCCCTTCGCGCGTCGGGGGTCAGTGGAAGAAGTGCCGGGTGCCGGTGAAGTACATCGTCACGCCCGCCTTCTTCGCGGCCTCAACCACCAGCTCGTCACGGACCGAACCGCCGGGCTGGACCACGGCCTTGACCCCGGCGTTCGCCAGGATTTCGAAGCCGTCGGGGAACGGGAAGAACGCGTCCGACGCGGCGTAGGAGCCACGCGCCCGGTCCTCGCCGGCCCGCTCCACCGCGAGCTTCGCGGAGTCGACCCGGTTGACCTGGCCCATGCCGACGCCGACCGAGGCGCCGTCCTTGGCGAGCAGGATCGCGTTGGACTTGACGGCGCGACAGGCGATCCAGGCGAAGGCGAGTTCCTTCAACTCGGCCTCGGACAGGGCCTCTCCGCTCGCCAGCGTCCAGTTGGCGGGGTCGTCGCCCTCGGCCTGGAAGACGTCGGTGTGCTGGAGCACGGCGCCGCCGGAGACGGGCTTGAGGTCGCCGGGCTGGTGCGGGGTGCCGTCGACCTTGAGCACCCGGATGTTCTTCTTGCGGGCCAGCACCTCGACCGCGCCGTCCTCGTAGTCCGGGGCGGCGATGACCTCGGTGAAGATCTCGGCGACCTGCTCGGCCATCGCCACCGTCACCGGCCGGTTGACGGCGATGACCCCGCCGAACGCGGAGAGCGGGTCGCACTCGTGCGCCTTGCGGTGCGCGGTGGCGAGGTCGTCGGCGATCGCGATGCCGCACGGGTTGGCGTGCTTGATGATCGCGACGCAGGGCTCGTCGTGGTCGTAGGCGGCGCGGCGCGCGGCCTCGGTGTCCACGTAGTTGTTGAAGGACATCTCCTTGCCGTGCAGTTGCTCGGCGTTGGCGATGCCGCCCGGCTGTCCGTCGGTGTAGAGGGCCGCGGCCTGGTGCGGGTTCTCGCCGTAGCGCAGCGTCGACTTGCGCTCCCAGGTGCCGCCGAGGAACTCGGGGAGCTGGGCGCCGCCCTCCTCGGGCGCGTACACATTGGTCATCCAGGACGCCACGGCCACGTCGTACGCGGCGGTGTGCTGGAACGCTTCTGCCGCCAGGCGCTTGCGGGCGGTCAGGTCGAAGCCGCCGTTCTTGACCGCGTCGAGCACGGCCGCGTACCGCTGCGGGCTGGTGACCACGGCGACCGACGGGTGGTTCTTGGCGGCGGCGCGGACCATCGAGGGGCCGCCGATGTCGATCTGCTCCACGCACTCGTCGGGGCTCGCGCCGGAGGCGACGGTCTCCTTGAACGGGTACAGGTTGACCACGACGAGCTCGAAGGGGCGTACGCCGAGCTCGTCGAGCTGCGCGCGGTGCGCGTCGAGGCGCAGGTCGGCGAGGATGCCCGCGTGCACCTTGGGGTGCAGCGTCTTGACCCGGCCGTCGAGACACTCGGGGAACCCGGTGAGCTCCTCGACCTTGGTCACCGGCACCCCGGCGGCGGCGATCTTCGCGGCGGTCGACCCGGTGGACACCAGCTCGACCCCGGCCGCGTGGAGCCCTTGCGCCAGCTCCTCAAGGCCCGTCTTGTCATAGACGCTGACCAGCGCCCGCCGGATGGGCTTGACGGTGTCCGTACTAACCGAGTTCACCGATCTGAACCTTTCGTCCCTCAATGCGGTAGCCGTTACGGGCCAGGCGCCCCACGACATCGACGAGCAGCGCTCGCTCGACTTCCTTGATCCGCTCATGGAGAGCGGCTTCATCGTCCTCGTCCCGGATCTCGACCACGCCCTGGGCGATGATCGGGCCGGTGTCGACGCCGTCGTCGACGAAGTGGACGGTGCACCCGGTGACCCGCGCGCCGTACGCGAGCGCGTCGCGTACGCCGTGGGCTCCGGGGAAACTGGGCAGCAGCGCGGGGTGGGTGTTGACCACCCGGCCGCCGAACCGGGCGAGGAACTCCTTGCCCACGATCTTCATGAACCCGGCGGAGACCACCAGGTCCGGCGCGTACGCCTCGGTGGCCGCGGCGAGCGCCGCGTCCCACTCCTCGCGCGAGCCGTGGTCCTTGACCCGGCAGACGAAGGTGGGGAGGCCGGCCCGCTCGGCGCGCTCCAGGCCCGCGATGGCGTCCCGGTCGGCGCCCACGGCCACGATCTCGGCGCCGTAACCGTCCGGATCGGCGGCGATGGCGTCGAGCAGGGCCTGAAGGTTCGTGCCGGACCCGGACACCAGCACCACGAGCCGGGCGGGCCGGGTCGTTCCGGGCGGGACGCGATCGGGGGAGGCGGACGCGGAGGTGGGCGGGGAGGCCACGGCGGGGCTCTTTCTCGCGGTCGTACGTCTTTGTGTGGTCGTACGAACGAATCGTGCCCCTCGATACGGGGAACTCTACGAAAGCGCCGACCGTCAGCAACGATACCGGCACACCGGACGGCCCCCACGGGACGGGGGCCGGACCGCCAGGTAGCGTCTGGGAGGACGCCACGAGACGAGACCTGTCTCACTTACTTGTTTGCGAGATGTGACCCCCTGGCCCGACCGGCCGGCGGGGGTTCCGAGGGGAAGACGTTCACCAGATGCAGGACCGACCCCACCAGCTGTTCGCAGCCCGCCAGTCCTCCACCCCTGGCTCCCCTCATTCGACGGACCCGGGGAACGCGGGGCCCGAGGGCACGGGAAGCGGCACCGGAGCGGGCTCCGCCGACGACAACCCCTTCGCCCCGCCGCCCGAGGGCCGCCCCGACCAGCCGTGGCAGCCGCGCCGTCCGGCGGCGGGCGAGGACGAGGGGCAGAGCGGCCAGGGCGGCCAGGGCGGCCCGAACCAGGGTTCACCCTGGGGCAGCCAGTGGAGCGACCGCCAGCCGGGCCGCGCCCCCGGCGTCTTCGGCCGACGCCCCGAGCGTCCCGAGGACCGCCCGGGCCAGAACCCGCCGCCGCCCGGCGGCGGTCTGCGCTGGGACCCCACCGACCCGGCCCAGCGCCGCGCCCGCTACGCCCTGCTCTCCGGCATGTGGGCCTTCTTCTTCGCCCTGTTCGACATGCCGGAGATCGCACTGCTCCTGGGTGCGCTCGGCCTGTACTGGGCGATCAGCTCGCTGCGCGCCAAGCCGAAGCCGCCCTCCGCGCCGTCCGCGACCTCCCCCGCGCCCGCGCCCGCGGCCCAGCAGGCGCCGCAGCCCTCGTCCGCGGGCAAGCCGCAGGTGACGGCGGCGGTGACCGGCCTGGTCACGGCGGTCCTCGCGCTCACGGTGGTGGCGTCGAGCTTCACGATGCAGCTCGTCTACCGCGACTACTACACCTGCGTGGACGACGCGCTCACCAAGACGGGCCAGCTGGCCTGCAACGACCTGATCCCGGAGAAGCTGGTCCCGCTGTTCGGCGTCAAGGAGTAGCCCGGGGCCGCGTGGGTGTCAGTCGGCGCCCGGCCGCGCCCCGGGGGCGGGGGCGTCCGGGCCAGGCCGCGCCGCGTGGGCATCCGGGCCAGGGCCGGTCCCGGGCTCGGTCGTCGGAGCCGCCGGGGGCTCTTCGTCAGGCTGGGCCGCCGGGTCGAAGGCGGGCTCATGGGTCGGCCTGGGCGGGGAGCCCTGCGGCTGACTCAGGTGGGCCTGAGGTCCTGGACCGGGTGCGACCTCCCACCCAGGGCCGGATGCGGCCTCCGGTGCGCCCGGGCCCGCCGGTGTTGCCGGGTCCGCCCGGACGGCCGGGTCCGCCGATTCGCCCGGGCCCGCCCCCGCCCCCGGCATCGACTCCGGCCGCCCCGGCACGGGCCCCGGCACCGGCGGTGCGAGTGGTGCGCTCCCGGTCGGGGGGATGTCCGCCATGAGCCCGCCCGAGGCCTCCTTGAGCGCCGCCCAGCGGGCCTCCCGCGCGCCTTCCTCGTGCCAGAGGCCGGTCTCGCCGAGCGGCAGGAAGTCGTACGCCCCGTCGTCGGCCGGACCTCGCTCGACCACCGGCGCCGCGACCCCGCGGTTCCGCCGTGCGGGCCGCCACGCCAACGCCGCCGCCAGCCGGGCCCGCACCGGGCGCCGGGGCGCCGCCCGCCGCATCCGCCAGGCCCGCAGGACCAGGGCCCCCGGCATCCCGACCGCCGCCGCCCACCCCAGCGCCGCGCCCCCCGTACGCCACCACACCGGGCCGAGCGCGGCGAGGCTCCCGGTGCCGAGCGGGCCGCCGGCGACCGCCGCGAGGACCGCGAGGGCGCAGCCGCACAGGGCCGCCCCGAGCAGCGCGGCCCGCGCCGTCGCGCGCCGCCCCCACCCTTCGCTCACGGCCGCCCGCGCGGTGAAGCGGGCCAGGACGAGGCCGGCCAGCAGGGGCACCCCGCCGGCCGCCCAGGTCCACCAGGATCCGTGGCCCGCGGGCGGCACCGCGGCGAGCAGCGGGAAGTGCGGCAGGGTGGCGGTGCCCGCCGCGCCGAGGGGGCCGGCCGTCGCCCCCGTACCGACGGCGAAGCCGGGGCCCAGGCCGTACGAGGCGCCCCACACGGCGGCGTTCGGCACCAGGGCGACGGCGAGCAGCAGCACCGCGAACCGTCCCGACCAGTCCTCCGCGAGCCGCAGGAAGGCGTCCTCTGCGACCCCGATGTGCCAGGCCAGCCCGGCCCCCGCGAGCAGCGCGCCGCCGCCGAGCAACACCGCGGTGGCGGCCCCCGCGGCCCGTACCGCCGCGTGTGCGGGAGCGCCCAGGAGGGCGGCCCGCACCCGGGCCGGGACCACGTCCGGCAGCGGTCCGACCGGGCGGCCGTGCGCGGTCCAGACCCCGGCGGCGGTCGCCAGGGCCACGGTGAGCGGCACGTGCAGCGCCGCGCCGAGCAGATCGGCGGGCAGCGGCCCGGCATCCGCGTACAGCACGACCGCCGCCGCCACCGCCAGGTATCCGCAGGTCACCGCCCCGAACACGGCCGGGCCCGAGGGGAGCGGCCCGGCGTCGACCTCGTCGTACGCCTCGTCGTCGGGCATCAGCGCGTCGCGGGCCGCGCGGTGGGCGAGCCAGGCGGGCAGCGCCACCAGCAGGAGCGGGACCAGTCCGACCGGGGCGGGTGCGCCGGTCAGCGTCTCCGGCCTGACCAGCGGGGTTCCATGGGCGAGCAGCCACAGGGAGGCGGCCGTGCGCAGGGCGCCGCCGGGCCCGCTGTCGGGGTACGGGGAGCTGATCCACAGCACGATCACCACCACGGCCAGGACGCCGAGCCCGAGCCCCGCCGCGATCGCGCCGCGCAGCAAACAGGTGGCGAGCACGGAGGAGCGCGCCCTGGCGGTCGGCAACAACAGGCTGCGCTCGGTCACTTGGGTCACCCGGCCATGCTGCCAACGACACGCGCTTTCTACCGGTAACACGTGAATGACCGAAGTGTCGCTCAATATACGGTTATGTACTTTTTACCCGAGGCGGCGTATTCCGCCGCGCCACCCCGGGTGCGCAGTGCAACAGCCGTTACGGCCTTCGCGGGGAGCCCTGGGAGCCCTTCATGACACAGAGCACGGCCGACACCAAGGCCACCGACGCCATGTCCCCCCTGCCCACTCCCAAGGAGCGGCGCCGGCTGCGGGAGGCGAAGGATCTGAGCGAGGCGCAGGTCGCGGCGACGGTCGGCGTCACCCGCGCGACCGTGCGCTCGTGGGAGACGGGCCGCACCACACCGCGCGGACGCAAGGGCCAGATCTACGCCCGCTTCCTCGCCTCCATCGCGTCGGAACTGGCCGCCGCCGCCAACCCGGACGGCACTGCGCCCCCGTCCTCCCGCCCCGCTGGAAGCACGGCGACACCTCCGGCCACCCCAGGCACCCCGACCACCCCGGCCACCCCCCGTGACCCGTCCACACCCGGCCCCTCCCCCACCCCGTCAACCGCCGACGGGACTGCCAAGGGCGACAGCGGGTCGGAGCACGTGGGGGCCGGCGCGGAGGCATCCTGCGCGGTAGCCGCGGACCCGGCGCCGGGCGGCGACGCCACGACCCCGCCCGACACCCCGCAGGGCGACGAGCTCGCACCCACCGAACCGCACGCCCCCCGGACCGACACCCCACGGGGCGACGAGGCCGCGGCCACCGAACCGCACGCGCCCCCGCCCCGCACCCCACGAGCCGGCGAAGCCGAGGACGCCGAACCGGACGCGCTCACCCCCGCCCAGGCCTTCGACGCGCTGTATCTGGCCGCCGCGCCCGCCCTCGCCCAGCAGACCTATCTGCTGACCGGGCGGACCCGGCTCGCGCGGGAGTCCGTGGAGCGCGCGTTCCACCTGGCCTGGGAGCACTGGCCGCAGGTCGCCACCGACCGGGATCCGGTGGGGTGGGTGCGGGCCGCGGCGCACGAGTACGCGCTCTCCCCCTGGCACCGCTTCCGGCGCACCCACAAGCACCCCGACCAGCCGCCCGTGGAGCCCGAACGCCGGGCGCTGCTGGACACATTGCTCGATCTGCCGCCCGCCTACCGGCGCACCGCGCTGCTCTACGACGGGCTCGGGCTCGACCTGCCGGACGCGGCCGCCGAGATGGAGGCCAGCACCCCGGCCGCCGCGAGCCGGGTGCTGAACGCGCGGGCCGCGCTGGTGGACCGGGTTCCCGCGGCGCGGCGCGCCAAGACCCCCGAGGCCCTCTCGTCGGTCCTGCGCGAGCGCATCACCGACCTCGCGCTCGCCGGGCCCCCCGCCCTGACCCGGCTGCCGTCCGCACGGGTCGTACGCACCGGCGGCGAGCGGCGGCGCAGATTCTGGACGCGGTCCGCGATCGCCTTCACCACGCTGATCGTGAGCGCGACGAGCTTCACCGTGGTGACCGTGCCGCACCACCACGTCCGGCCGGTGCCGCTCGGCGTACGCGTCGGAGGCGTCCCCGTCAACAGCGGGCCGCAGCGGCTGACCAGCGAGGACCTCGAACTGCGCGACAAACTGCGCACGGAGCCGGCCCGTGGGCCGCACCGGCTGGTCCTCGACATCCGCTGACCGGCCGCGCCGCGCCCGGACACGCACGAGGGCCCGCACCCCTGCGAGGGGTGCGGGCCCTTGACGCGTACGCGGAGAGCTCAGCTCGGCGAGGCGGTGCTCAGCTGCCTAGGATGGCGCGCGCGAGCTTGGCGGTCTCGGTCGGCGTCTTGCCGACCTTGACTCCGGCGGCCTCCAGGGCCTCCTTCTTCGCCTGGGCGGTGCCGGAGGAACCGGAGACGATGGCGCCGGCGTGGCCCATGGTCTTGCCCTCGGGCGCGGTGAAGCCCGCGACGTAGCCGACGACCGGCTTGGTGACGTTGGCCTTGATGTAGTCGGCCGCACGCTCCTCGGCGTCGCCGCCGATCTCGCCGATCATCACGATCAGGTCGGTCTCGGGGTCGGCCTCGAACGCGGCGAGCGCGTCGATGTGCGTGGTGCCGATGACCGGGTCGCCACCGATGCCGACGGCGGACGAGAAGCCGATGTCGCGCAGCTCGTACATCATCTGGTACGTCAGCGTGCCGGACTTCGACACCAAGCCGATACGGCCCGGCTTGGTGATGTCGCCCGGGATGATGCCGGCGTTGGACTGGCCCGGCGTGATCAGACCGGGGCAGTTCGGGCCGATGATGCGGGTCTTGTTGCCCTTGGAGTTCGCGTACGCCCAGAAGGCGGCGGAGTCGTGCACCGCGATGCCCTCGGTGATGACGACGGCGAGACCGATCTCGGCGTCGATCGCCTCGACGACGGCGGCCTTGGCGTGGGCCGGCGGCACGAAGAGGACGGAGACGTCGGCGCCCGTCTTCTCCATCGCTTCCTTGACGGAACCGAAGACCGGGACGTCGGTGCCGTCGAAGTCGACGGAGGTGCCGGCCTTGCGCGGGTTCACGCCGCCGACGATGTTGGTGCCGTCGGCCAGCAT
Protein-coding sequences here:
- the purH gene encoding bifunctional phosphoribosylaminoimidazolecarboxamide formyltransferase/IMP cyclohydrolase, with translation MSWGAWPVTATALRDERFRSVNSVSTDTVKPIRRALVSVYDKTGLEELAQGLHAAGVELVSTGSTAAKIAAAGVPVTKVEELTGFPECLDGRVKTLHPKVHAGILADLRLDAHRAQLDELGVRPFELVVVNLYPFKETVASGASPDECVEQIDIGGPSMVRAAAKNHPSVAVVTSPQRYAAVLDAVKNGGFDLTARKRLAAEAFQHTAAYDVAVASWMTNVYAPEEGGAQLPEFLGGTWERKSTLRYGENPHQAAALYTDGQPGGIANAEQLHGKEMSFNNYVDTEAARRAAYDHDEPCVAIIKHANPCGIAIADDLATAHRKAHECDPLSAFGGVIAVNRPVTVAMAEQVAEIFTEVIAAPDYEDGAVEVLARKKNIRVLKVDGTPHQPGDLKPVSGGAVLQHTDVFQAEGDDPANWTLASGEALSEAELKELAFAWIACRAVKSNAILLAKDGASVGVGMGQVNRVDSAKLAVERAGEDRARGSYAASDAFFPFPDGFEILANAGVKAVVQPGGSVRDELVVEAAKKAGVTMYFTGTRHFFH
- the purN gene encoding phosphoribosylglycinamide formyltransferase, with product MVLVSGSGTNLQALLDAIAADPDGYGAEIVAVGADRDAIAGLERAERAGLPTFVCRVKDHGSREEWDAALAAATEAYAPDLVVSAGFMKIVGKEFLARFGGRVVNTHPALLPSFPGAHGVRDALAYGARVTGCTVHFVDDGVDTGPIIAQGVVEIRDEDDEAALHERIKEVERALLVDVVGRLARNGYRIEGRKVQIGELG
- a CDS encoding cell division protein PerM; amino-acid sequence: MTQVTERSLLLPTARARSSVLATCLLRGAIAAGLGLGVLAVVVIVLWISSPYPDSGPGGALRTAASLWLLAHGTPLVRPETLTGAPAPVGLVPLLLVALPAWLAHRAARDALMPDDEAYDEVDAGPLPSGPAVFGAVTCGYLAVAAAVVLYADAGPLPADLLGAALHVPLTVALATAAGVWTAHGRPVGPLPDVVPARVRAALLGAPAHAAVRAAGAATAVLLGGGALLAGAGLAWHIGVAEDAFLRLAEDWSGRFAVLLLAVALVPNAAVWGASYGLGPGFAVGTGATAGPLGAAGTATLPHFPLLAAVPPAGHGSWWTWAAGGVPLLAGLVLARFTARAAVSEGWGRRATARAALLGAALCGCALAVLAAVAGGPLGTGSLAALGPVWWRTGGAALGWAAAVGMPGALVLRAWRMRRAAPRRPVRARLAAALAWRPARRNRGVAAPVVERGPADDGAYDFLPLGETGLWHEEGAREARWAALKEASGGLMADIPPTGSAPLAPPVPGPVPGRPESMPGAGAGPGESADPAVRADPATPAGPGAPEAASGPGWEVAPGPGPQAHLSQPQGSPPRPTHEPAFDPAAQPDEEPPAAPTTEPGTGPGPDAHAARPGPDAPAPGARPGAD
- a CDS encoding helix-turn-helix domain-containing protein, with protein sequence MTQSTADTKATDAMSPLPTPKERRRLREAKDLSEAQVAATVGVTRATVRSWETGRTTPRGRKGQIYARFLASIASELAAAANPDGTAPPSSRPAGSTATPPATPGTPTTPATPRDPSTPGPSPTPSTADGTAKGDSGSEHVGAGAEASCAVAADPAPGGDATTPPDTPQGDELAPTEPHAPRTDTPRGDEAAATEPHAPPPRTPRAGEAEDAEPDALTPAQAFDALYLAAAPALAQQTYLLTGRTRLARESVERAFHLAWEHWPQVATDRDPVGWVRAAAHEYALSPWHRFRRTHKHPDQPPVEPERRALLDTLLDLPPAYRRTALLYDGLGLDLPDAAAEMEASTPAAASRVLNARAALVDRVPAARRAKTPEALSSVLRERITDLALAGPPALTRLPSARVVRTGGERRRRFWTRSAIAFTTLIVSATSFTVVTVPHHHVRPVPLGVRVGGVPVNSGPQRLTSEDLELRDKLRTEPARGPHRLVLDIR